In Felis catus isolate Fca126 chromosome A2, F.catus_Fca126_mat1.0, whole genome shotgun sequence, the following proteins share a genomic window:
- the MAP2K7 gene encoding dual specificity mitogen-activated protein kinase kinase 7 isoform X3, with product MAASSLEQKLSRLEAKLKQENREARRRIDLNLDISPQRPRPIIVITLSPAPAPSQRAALQLPLANDGGSRSPSSESSPQHPTPPARPRHMLGLPSTLFTPRSMESIEIDQKLQEIMKQTGYLTIGGQRYQAEIHDLENLGEMGSGTCGQVWKMRFRKTGHVIAVKQMRRSGNKEENKRILMDLDVVLKSHDCPYIVQCFGTFITNIVKALYYLKEKHGVIHRDVKPSNILLDERGQIKLCDFGISGRLVDSKAKTRSAGCAAYMAPERIDPPDPTKPDYDIRADVWSLGISLVELATGQFPYKNCKTDFEVLTKVLQEEPPLLPGHMGFSGDFQSFVKDCLTKDHRKRPKYNKLLEHSFIKRYEMLEVDVASWFKDVMAKTESPRTSGVLSQHHLPFFR from the exons atggcggcgtccTCCCTGGAGCAGAAGCTGTCCCGCCTGGAAGCAAAGCTGAAGCAGGAGAACCGCGAGGCCCGGCGGAGGATCGACCTCAACCTGGATATCAGCCCCCAGCGGCCCAGGCCCA TTATTGTGATCACTCTAAGCCCTGCTCCTGCCCCGTCCCAACGAGCAG ccctgcagctcCCGCTGGCCAATGATGGGGGCAGCCGCTCACCGTCCTCCGAGAGCTCCCCACAGCACCCCACACCCCCTGCCCGGCCCCGCCACATGCTGGGGCTTCCGTCAACCTTGTTCACACCCCGCAGCATGGAGAG CATCGAAATTGACCAGAAGCTACAGGAGATCATGAAGCAGACGGGCTACCTAACCATCGGGGGCCAG CGGTACCAGGCAGAAATCCACGATCTGGAGAACCTGGGCGAGATGGGCAGCGGCACTTGCGGCCAGGTGTGGAAGATGCGCTTCAGGAAGACGGGCCATGTCATTGCCGTCAAG CAAATGCGGCGCTCGGGGAACAAGGAGGAGAACAAGCGGATCCTCATGGACCTGGATGTGGTCCTCAAGAGCCATGACTGCCCCTACATCGTGCAGTGCTTCGGGACCTTCATCACTAAT ATCGTGAAGGCGCTGTACTACCTGAAGGAGAAGCACGGCGTGATCCACCGTGACGTCAAGCCCTCCAACATCCTGCTGGACGAGCGGGGCCAGATCAAGCTCTGCGACTTCGGCATCAGCGGCCGTCTCGTCGATTCCAAGGCCAAGACGCGCAGCGCGGGCTGTGCCGCCTACATGGCA CCTGAGCGCATAGACCCTCCGGACCCCACCAAGCCAGACTACGACATCCGGGCCGATGTGTGGAGCCTTGGCATCTCCTTG GTGGAGCTGGCGACGGGACAGTTTCCCTACAAGAACTGCAAGACAGACTTTGAGGTCCTCACCAAAGTCCTGCAGGAAGAGCCCCCGCTCTTGCCCGGTCACATGGGCTTCTCGGGGGACTTTCAGTCCTTCGTCAAAGACTG CCTTACTAAGGATCACAGGAAGAGACCAAAGTATAATAAGCTACTT GAACACAGTTTCATCAAGCGCTACGAGATGCTGGAGGTAGACGTGGCATCCTGGTTCAAGGATGTCATGGCGAAGACCGAGTCACCGAGGACTAGCGGAGTCCTGAGCCAGCACCACCTGCCCTTCTTCAGGTAG
- the MAP2K7 gene encoding dual specificity mitogen-activated protein kinase kinase 7 isoform X1: MAASSLEQKLSRLEAKLKQENREARRRIDLNLDISPQRPRPIIVITLSPAPAPSQRAALQLPLANDGGSRSPSSESSPQHPTPPARPRHMLGLPSTLFTPRSMESIEIDQKLQEIMKQTGYLTIGGQRYQAEIHDLENLGEMGSGTCGQVWKMRFRKTGHVIAVKQMRRSGNKEENKRILMDLDVVLKSHDCPYIVQCFGTFITNTDVFIAMELMGTCAEKLKKRVQGPIPERILGKMTVAIVKALYYLKEKHGVIHRDVKPSNILLDERGQIKLCDFGISGRLVDSKAKTRSAGCAAYMAPERIDPPDPTKPDYDIRADVWSLGISLVELATGQFPYKNCKTDFEVLTKVLQEEPPLLPGHMGFSGDFQSFVKDCLTKDHRKRPKYNKLLEHSFIKRYEMLEVDVASWFKDVMAKTESPRTSGVLSQHHLPFFR, encoded by the exons atggcggcgtccTCCCTGGAGCAGAAGCTGTCCCGCCTGGAAGCAAAGCTGAAGCAGGAGAACCGCGAGGCCCGGCGGAGGATCGACCTCAACCTGGATATCAGCCCCCAGCGGCCCAGGCCCA TTATTGTGATCACTCTAAGCCCTGCTCCTGCCCCGTCCCAACGAGCAG ccctgcagctcCCGCTGGCCAATGATGGGGGCAGCCGCTCACCGTCCTCCGAGAGCTCCCCACAGCACCCCACACCCCCTGCCCGGCCCCGCCACATGCTGGGGCTTCCGTCAACCTTGTTCACACCCCGCAGCATGGAGAG CATCGAAATTGACCAGAAGCTACAGGAGATCATGAAGCAGACGGGCTACCTAACCATCGGGGGCCAG CGGTACCAGGCAGAAATCCACGATCTGGAGAACCTGGGCGAGATGGGCAGCGGCACTTGCGGCCAGGTGTGGAAGATGCGCTTCAGGAAGACGGGCCATGTCATTGCCGTCAAG CAAATGCGGCGCTCGGGGAACAAGGAGGAGAACAAGCGGATCCTCATGGACCTGGATGTGGTCCTCAAGAGCCATGACTGCCCCTACATCGTGCAGTGCTTCGGGACCTTCATCACTAAT ACGGATGTTTTCATCGCCATGGAGCTCATGGGCACGTGCGCCGAGAAGCTCAAGAAGCGGGTGCAGGGCCCCATTCCCGAGCGGATCCTGGGCAAGATGACGGTGGCG ATCGTGAAGGCGCTGTACTACCTGAAGGAGAAGCACGGCGTGATCCACCGTGACGTCAAGCCCTCCAACATCCTGCTGGACGAGCGGGGCCAGATCAAGCTCTGCGACTTCGGCATCAGCGGCCGTCTCGTCGATTCCAAGGCCAAGACGCGCAGCGCGGGCTGTGCCGCCTACATGGCA CCTGAGCGCATAGACCCTCCGGACCCCACCAAGCCAGACTACGACATCCGGGCCGATGTGTGGAGCCTTGGCATCTCCTTG GTGGAGCTGGCGACGGGACAGTTTCCCTACAAGAACTGCAAGACAGACTTTGAGGTCCTCACCAAAGTCCTGCAGGAAGAGCCCCCGCTCTTGCCCGGTCACATGGGCTTCTCGGGGGACTTTCAGTCCTTCGTCAAAGACTG CCTTACTAAGGATCACAGGAAGAGACCAAAGTATAATAAGCTACTT GAACACAGTTTCATCAAGCGCTACGAGATGCTGGAGGTAGACGTGGCATCCTGGTTCAAGGATGTCATGGCGAAGACCGAGTCACCGAGGACTAGCGGAGTCCTGAGCCAGCACCACCTGCCCTTCTTCAGGTAG
- the MAP2K7 gene encoding dual specificity mitogen-activated protein kinase kinase 7 isoform X2, which produces MAASSLEQKLSRLEAKLKQENREARRRIDLNLDISPQRPRPTLQLPLANDGGSRSPSSESSPQHPTPPARPRHMLGLPSTLFTPRSMESIEIDQKLQEIMKQTGYLTIGGQRYQAEIHDLENLGEMGSGTCGQVWKMRFRKTGHVIAVKQMRRSGNKEENKRILMDLDVVLKSHDCPYIVQCFGTFITNTDVFIAMELMGTCAEKLKKRVQGPIPERILGKMTVAIVKALYYLKEKHGVIHRDVKPSNILLDERGQIKLCDFGISGRLVDSKAKTRSAGCAAYMAPERIDPPDPTKPDYDIRADVWSLGISLVELATGQFPYKNCKTDFEVLTKVLQEEPPLLPGHMGFSGDFQSFVKDCLTKDHRKRPKYNKLLEHSFIKRYEMLEVDVASWFKDVMAKTESPRTSGVLSQHHLPFFR; this is translated from the exons atggcggcgtccTCCCTGGAGCAGAAGCTGTCCCGCCTGGAAGCAAAGCTGAAGCAGGAGAACCGCGAGGCCCGGCGGAGGATCGACCTCAACCTGGATATCAGCCCCCAGCGGCCCAGGCCCA ccctgcagctcCCGCTGGCCAATGATGGGGGCAGCCGCTCACCGTCCTCCGAGAGCTCCCCACAGCACCCCACACCCCCTGCCCGGCCCCGCCACATGCTGGGGCTTCCGTCAACCTTGTTCACACCCCGCAGCATGGAGAG CATCGAAATTGACCAGAAGCTACAGGAGATCATGAAGCAGACGGGCTACCTAACCATCGGGGGCCAG CGGTACCAGGCAGAAATCCACGATCTGGAGAACCTGGGCGAGATGGGCAGCGGCACTTGCGGCCAGGTGTGGAAGATGCGCTTCAGGAAGACGGGCCATGTCATTGCCGTCAAG CAAATGCGGCGCTCGGGGAACAAGGAGGAGAACAAGCGGATCCTCATGGACCTGGATGTGGTCCTCAAGAGCCATGACTGCCCCTACATCGTGCAGTGCTTCGGGACCTTCATCACTAAT ACGGATGTTTTCATCGCCATGGAGCTCATGGGCACGTGCGCCGAGAAGCTCAAGAAGCGGGTGCAGGGCCCCATTCCCGAGCGGATCCTGGGCAAGATGACGGTGGCG ATCGTGAAGGCGCTGTACTACCTGAAGGAGAAGCACGGCGTGATCCACCGTGACGTCAAGCCCTCCAACATCCTGCTGGACGAGCGGGGCCAGATCAAGCTCTGCGACTTCGGCATCAGCGGCCGTCTCGTCGATTCCAAGGCCAAGACGCGCAGCGCGGGCTGTGCCGCCTACATGGCA CCTGAGCGCATAGACCCTCCGGACCCCACCAAGCCAGACTACGACATCCGGGCCGATGTGTGGAGCCTTGGCATCTCCTTG GTGGAGCTGGCGACGGGACAGTTTCCCTACAAGAACTGCAAGACAGACTTTGAGGTCCTCACCAAAGTCCTGCAGGAAGAGCCCCCGCTCTTGCCCGGTCACATGGGCTTCTCGGGGGACTTTCAGTCCTTCGTCAAAGACTG CCTTACTAAGGATCACAGGAAGAGACCAAAGTATAATAAGCTACTT GAACACAGTTTCATCAAGCGCTACGAGATGCTGGAGGTAGACGTGGCATCCTGGTTCAAGGATGTCATGGCGAAGACCGAGTCACCGAGGACTAGCGGAGTCCTGAGCCAGCACCACCTGCCCTTCTTCAGGTAG